CAAGGCTCATCCTCCTGGACGAGGCGTTCGTGGGGGTGGACAAGCAGGTGCGCAGCCGCGCCATGGGCCTGCTCGCGGCGTTCGACCTCGACTTCGTGATGACCAGCGAGAACGAGTGGGGCTGCTACCCAACGCTTCCGCATGTGGCCATTTACCAGCTTTCAGGGAAGGCCGGCATCGACGCCGTGGGGACAACGCGCTTCGTCTGGAACGGGCGCGAACGGCGCAGGGCCGACGTATTACCACCGCCCGCAACGGCGTCCATCATCGGCCGGTCGGGCGGGCGCGAAGGCGATGGAGGGGACGAGGTGCCGCCCGCGCCCCAGCTCGGCCTCGATTTCGGCGCCCTACCGGCCTCCTCGTCCGAGCGGTAACGGGACGAGCGCTGACGGGATAGCGGAGCCGCGGATTGAGCAATCAGGAACCTCTTGGCGCACGGGACACGCCCTTGGGCGCTCCTGGGCTCGACCGTCTTCTCTCGCGCCTGGCTGCCCGCCTCGCCCGCGGCAAGCCGCTTGCCGGCCGCCTGAGCCTGGAGGCCCCCACGGAAGCCGAACGCGAGGCGATCGGCCGACTACTTGGCAGACGCGCGGTTGGCCAGGGGTCACTCTCGATCGACCTGGGAGAGGTCGAACGGCTCCTTGCAGAAGGCGGACGGCACCGGACGCTCGCGGAGGCCGTTGAAGCCGTGCACGGCCCCGTCGCGGCGCCCGCCGCCTTGGCCCGAGAACGGGCGGCCGAAGTGGAGCGCGCATGGGCAGCGGCATACGAGGAAGCCCGCAGCAGCCTGGCTTCAAAGGGGCATGACCACGTTGCCTGGATCGAGGACCTGGTGCGGTCCGGGGCCGCAAAGCGGCTCGCCCGGCGAGATGCCGGGGTCGGCGCAGCACTCTTGCGACAGGCCGTTGCCACGGCCGCTCGCCTTCCAGTGGACGGTGTTCCCCTTGCCTCGCTCGCGGCCTCGGCCACCGGAGACAGCCACGCCCTCGATCGGGGTTCGGCGGTGGGTTTGCTGGTGTTCAGGCTGGTGGCCCGCCTGGCTGGGCCGGTCGACTCCCGGGGGATTGAAGCCTGGCGCGAGTCATGGGACCGGGTAGGCGTCGTGTGCGACGAACTCTCCGCCCCCGTGCTGGTGCTAGGCCTCTCCGCCGAGCCAGACCACCCGGTTGCCGAGGCGCTGAATCTCTTTGCCAAGGCCGGCGAGCCGCATCGCCTGTCGATCCGATCGCTCCTACGCTTCCCTTTTCGGTTCAAGACGCTTCCAGGAACCGAACGGACCGCGTACGTCTGCGAGAACCCCTCCATCGTTGCGGCGGTCGCAGATCGCCTAGGGAACAGGTGCCCTCCGCTCATCTGCGTGGAAGGCCAACCGAAAGCGGCCTCACGCCTCTTGCTACAGGCCCTGACCAGCCAAGGGTGGGCCTTGCTTTACCACGGGGACTTTGACTGGAAAGGAATCGAGATAGCGAATTTCGTACTGAACCGGCATGGCGCTCGACCGTGGTGTATGACCGCCGCAGACTACCGCAAGGCCCCGCCGGGCGTGCCGCTGAGCGGCAAACCGGTCCAGGCCTCCTGGGATTCGGAATTGGAGAGCGCCATGGTGAGAAGCGGCCACGCGGTACACGAGGAAGCGGTGCTTGAAAGCCTGCTTGGCGACTTGGCTTCCAGGCCCCCTACTTGGAGTCTCCTGACCGACCACGACCGGGGAACCGTTGGAGAG
The window above is part of the Candidatus Tanganyikabacteria bacterium genome. Proteins encoded here:
- a CDS encoding TIGR02679 family protein — translated: MSNQEPLGARDTPLGAPGLDRLLSRLAARLARGKPLAGRLSLEAPTEAEREAIGRLLGRRAVGQGSLSIDLGEVERLLAEGGRHRTLAEAVEAVHGPVAAPAALARERAAEVERAWAAAYEEARSSLASKGHDHVAWIEDLVRSGAAKRLARRDAGVGAALLRQAVATAARLPVDGVPLASLAASATGDSHALDRGSAVGLLVFRLVARLAGPVDSRGIEAWRESWDRVGVVCDELSAPVLVLGLSAEPDHPVAEALNLFAKAGEPHRLSIRSLLRFPFRFKTLPGTERTAYVCENPSIVAAVADRLGNRCPPLICVEGQPKAASRLLLQALTSQGWALLYHGDFDWKGIEIANFVLNRHGARPWCMTAADYRKAPPGVPLSGKPVQASWDSELESAMVRSGHAVHEEAVLESLLGDLASRPPTWSLLTDHDRGTVGE